From the Paenibacillus tianjinensis genome, the window GCAGATTGTTTGAGGTTACGGCAGAGCATGAAATTGTCTGGGAATATATCTCCCCTTATAAAGACGGCAGAAACACCAACATGGTCTACCGCTCCTACCGTGTGCCTTACAGCTGGGTACCGCAGCTTGAGAAACCGCAGGAAACGGAGATTGAGCCCATCGATGTAACCAGCTTCAGAGTACCGGGTGCCGCACCCAAGGGATCAGATTCAGTAGTAAGTGTCGCCACAACCCTGCCGTTCATGGAGGGCGCCGCTTGTGTGGCAACCGCAGAAGAGGGCGTTCTTCAGAAAAAAGGCTAGATCACTAATTAAGCGAAGAGGTGCATCGTTTTGAAAAAATCATGGTACGGTTCAGCATTCCTGCTCTTATCTATATCTCTTGTTGTTATCCTGTCTGGCTGCAGCTCCAAGGGAGATGCGGCTGCCTCTGGAGAGGCTGCGGGCAATCAGCCGAAGACACTGAAGATCAAAATCGCCGACACCAACACTAACCCGGTTTTCCGGGTAGCGGCGGATAAAGGCTTTTTCAAAAAGCATGGCATCGACGCTGAAATCATCACCTTCGCTTCGCCGGCGGAAGGGGTTAACGCACTGTTCATTAAACAGGTGGATGTAGCATACGGTGCAGACTTTCCGGTGCTGAACGCGGTGTCCAAGGGCGGCTATTCGATTATCGCGTCTGCCGGCCAGGCTACCGATCAGGCTGCTGCGGCCTGGAAGCTCTACGTAAGGGACGATATCCAGTCTGCGGCTGATCTGAAGGGCAAGAATCTCAGCTTCATCCGGGGAACATTTATTCCATATCTGTGGGATGAGTACCTGAAGGAGCAGGGGATTGCGCTGAGTGATGTGACGTTAACCGGACAGGGCGGTTTTGACGAAGCTTTTATTGCCCTGAAACAGGGTGACATTGACGCAGCATGGGTGATCGGGTCGGCGCTGGTGGATAAGCTGGCTGCGCTCCAAGGTGTACATGAGCTAAGCGATATGTCCAAAACCCCTGTGCGGCTGGGCATGGGACTTGTGAGCGGAGACGAGTTTGTCAAGGCGAATCCCAAGGGTATCGGTGAATTCCTGGCAGCAGTGGATGAGGCCTCCGCCTACGCCCAGGCCCATCCTGACGAAGTGGCGGATCTTATGTATGCGGAAGTGAAGCAGCCGAAGGAGAATACGCTGAAGGATCTGCCTCTGAATCCTTGGATTATCGGCTTTACCCCTGCTGCTTATGACAGTCTGGCCGGCCAGAAGAAATACATGATTGATGCGGGAATCATCGAGAAGGACTTCGATCTGGAGAGCACGCTGAATCTGGAGCCGCTGAAGCAGGTTCTGCCGGATACAGTGACTTACGGGAAATAGCTTGAACTTGAAATATAACATTTAAGGAAAAGTGGCGGAAGGGAATTTTGGAACTGTAGGAGCGGTGGCAATCTATATAAGCCTCTGCTTCCGAAGCAAGTTTTGAACGAAGCTAAGCCAGGAAGCAACGCTCACAAAACTTTTAGGAGGTGTCCAAATGTCTACACTAGTGAGTCAGAGCCAGCACACCATTCAGATTGAGAAGCTCCGGAAAAGCTATAGTGAGCAGACAGCCGGAGACGTTCATTACATTATCAAAGATGTGAATCTTGTGATCAGAGGCGGCGAATTCTTCGTTCTGCTCGGCCCGAGCGGCTGCGGGAAATCGACACTGCTGAATATGATCGCGGGGTTTGTCTCCAAATCCGGGGGCAATCTGAAGGTGGATAATGTTGAGATCGACAGACCGGGCAGAGACCGTGCGGTGGTGTTCCAGCAGGCGGATTCCTCCCTGTTCCCATGGCTGACCGTTCGTGAGAACGTGGAATTCGGACTCAGGATGAAGAAGACGCCCAAAGCGGAACGCCGCAGGATATCTGACCGCTACATCGGACTTGTCGGGCTGAACGGGCATGAGGAGAAGTTCCCGAAGGAATTGTCCGGAGGCATGAAGCAGCGGGTGCAGCTGGCCCGAGTACTGGCGAATGATCCGGCGATTCTTCTGATGGATGAACCCTTCGGCGCCCTGGATGCGATGACCCGGCGGACGATGCAGAAGGAGCTGGTCAACATCTGGCGGGAAACGCATAAGACGGTTATTTTCGTAACGCATGATATTCAGGAGGCTTTGCTGCTGGGAGAGCGAATTGGCATTATGTCCGTTGGTCCTTCATCCAACATTACTGATATTTATGACAATGCGCTGCCGTTTCCGCGGGATGTGGCCTCACCGGAATTCTACTCGCTCTATAACCAAATTCAAGGACATTTCGAAGAATAGGATAAGGGGGTGACACCTGATGAAATGGGTGGAGAAAAAATGGGTCTCCGTCTCCCTGCTGTGGATTGTCGCGCTCGGCATCTGGCAGCTGGGCGCCGCAATATACGGGCCTGATGTGATCCCCGGTCCGTGGGCTACGCTAAAAGGCGGGCGGGAGCTGGTGAGCGACGGCACCCTGATGCAGTATATCGGAATCAGCTTTTACCGGGTGCTGGTAGGCTGGGTGCTGGGCAGTCTGCTGGCAATTCCGGTCGGGCTGATCATCGGGAAGGTGAATATCATCCGGATTTTTGCCGAGCCGTTTCTGAATTTTATCCGTTTTATTCCGCCGATCGCCTTCATCACCCTGTTCCTGGTCTGGTTCGGCATCGGCGAGCAGTCAAAAATCGCTCTGATCCTGTACGCGACCTTCTTCATCGTGGTGCTGAATACGCTGACCGGCGTAATGTCGGTGGAGGAGGACAAAATCCGTTCCGCCCGCAGCATGGGGGCCAGTGAATGGCAGATCCTGCTGCATGTGATTGTTCCGGCGACAACGCCTTATATTTTCACCGGGATACGGCTGGCGATGGGGACCTCCTACATGGCAATTATCGGCGCCGAGATGATTGCCTCGAACGAAGGCGTGGGCTATCTGATCTGGAACTCCCGCCTGTTCTTCCGCACGGACTGGATTTTTGTGGGGCTGTTCTGTCTGGGCTTTATGGGCTTCTTCACCGACCGGCTGTTCGGCTGGTTCGGCCGCAAGGTGCTGTACCGCTATGGTGTAGTCAGTGTGGCGGCGCGGAAGCGCTAGCTGGTTGAAGAACAGGTATATATTTTCTTATAGTAGAATATCTGTATTAAAAAGCTGCCGAGAAAATCTCGACAGCTTTTTGCAATCCGGGTAGATCATATTTGAGCAAAGGTTCATAACCATCTTAAATTATTTTTTTGTATCGATGCTTTTCTGCATGACCCAGCAAATAAAGAAATGCAAAAGCCGGTATTCTCATGATAGGCGTATGACCAAAAAGCCCGAAATCATCACTGTTTTTTGTAATTAATAGTGACGCCGCAGGTCCATCTTTTTGTGACCAGTCTACGATTGCTTCGGTTTCCTTAAGACGAGAATCTTCGCGATATTTCACTTCGATCAGAATTTTGGAACTGGGTAACATAATAACAATATCAATTTCTTTTTGAGTCCCGGAATCCCTGTAGTATCCAACTCGGGGATTAAAATTATAGTAAAATGTACTGATATGTTTATAAACTGCAGATTCTACGATCTTTCCCATTTGATCCGGGTCTTGAAGGACTTCTTCTCCTTTTACAAGTACCGCGTTGCGAATTGCAGGATCGGCTAGATAAACCTTTGGTTTTGAGTTAAGAAGTTTTTTTCCAGTCATTTGTACAGGGTAGCTCATATAAATGAGGTTTGCCAGTTCTAAAAGAGTCATATATTTCACAACTGTTGGTCGCGTAATTCCCATATTACTTGCAATGGTGGTTGCCTCCATGATGTCACCGGTTGTCATACATAGATATAAGAATATTCGTTCCAGCTCATCAATATTTCTAACATTAAATAGAGAAACCATATCCCGCTTCAATACTTTATCTACAACGTCTTCCCTAATGATTCTTTGAGCATAGCTAATGTCGTCAGTCCGGGCAATTTCAGGGAATCCACCAATTAGAAGATAGCGGTGAAAATGTTTTTCTACAGGCTCCAAATCTTTCATAAGCTGTGTTAACTCTGCAGATGTCATCGTACTTAACGATGTGGGTCCTATAGCTTTATCTATTGAAGGAACTGGAATCTCCCTAATTTCCAGATATTCATAAAATGAAAGGGTAGGGATTCTGATTTGTGTCCATCTTCCTACTCCACTCTCCGGCATCTTTTCACTTAGTATAGGACTTGCTGACCCTGTTGCCATGACCCGGTAAGTAGGGAAAGTATCATATATGGTTTTAAGCCATCCATTCCAATCATGTGCATATTGAATTTCATCTAAGAAAAGATAGATGTGCTCATCTATGGCAACATTGTTAATGAAAATTTTTAGGATTTTGTCCATCTCAGACATTTTCAATATTGGGTGATCAAAAGAAACATATATTACATTCTTTTGGGGTACATTCGCATTCAGTAAATCATGAATTGTCTGATACATTATAGTAGATTTCCCAACACGGCGGGGACCGGTCAGAATGACATGGCGACGAATATCAATATGTTCAAAGCTTTGCTTGGCATCGTAGTAAGCGAAACGTTTGGTAGGCTTAGCAAAGTCGTCGGGAACCTTTCCAGTCTCCCACCATTTATTAAAACCTCTGAGCACTTGTAGTATACTTTCCTCCGTTATGAGATCTTTCATTCTATGCACCCGCCCTTATTAGTGGTAATCATATTATACAATATTGACCGAAAAAGTATAATTATACTTTACAAAAGTTGAATTTCTGATGAAGACACTCTACGTTAAGGTCAACTATTATCAATGTGAAGAGGCTTGATGGGACTATTTTGTTTACAAATGTTTCTATTTCACTTAATGCCCGGCAAATACTGGCCCCATATACTTCAGTTGGGCAGCGAATAGCTTGGAACAGAGAGAACGCCCGCAAATAAGAATTTAGGAGTGAACGGGAAATCATGAAAAAGAGATTCAAACAGCAGTTGTCTATGGGTCTGATGTTGTCCTTGCTCGTCCTCTTGCTTGCCGCTTGTTCCAACTCGGAGGCCAAGGCTGATGAAACCGGGAATTCTGCAGGAACGGAGCTGAGCTTAAGCGAAATTGAAGCCGCCGCCAAAACGGAGGGTGCTGTGGTCAGCGTAGGCATGCCGGATTCCTGGGCCAACTGGAAGGATACGTGGACTGATATTACAGGGAAGTATGGAATTACACATACAGATACAGATATGTCGAGCGCAGAGGAAATTGCCAAGTTCGAGGCAGAAAAGGACAAGCCGACAGCCGATATCGGGGATGTTGGGATTGCCTTCGGTCCCGTTGCGGTGGATAAAGGGGTAACCCTGCCATATAAAACCTCCTATTGGGATGAGATTCCCGATTGGGCCAAGGATAAGGACGGAAACTGGATTGTCGGCTATCAGGGAAGCATCGCCTTCCTGACCAACACTAAGCTGGTGGCCGATCCGCCGAAAAGCTGGGAGGACCTGAAGAACGGCAGCTACAAAATCATCGTCGGCGATGTGACGAAAGCCGCGCAGGCGCAGATGGCGGTGCTCGCCGCAGCAATTGCTTTTGGCGGGGATGAGACGAATATTGAGCCGGGAATTGCTTTTTTTGAGGATTTGGCTAAAAAAGGCCGGCTCTCCAATGCCGAAGCTTCACTCGCCAACATCGAGAAGGGCGAAGTGGAAATGACGCTGCTCTGGGATTTCAATGCGCTGAATTACCGGGATCAGATCGGCAAGGACGGCTTTGACGTCGCCATTCCGCAGGAGGGCAGTGTTGTGAGCGGGTATGCGACAATCATCAATAAATGGGCACCCCATCCGAATGCTGCCAAGCTGATCCGCGAGTACATCCTTAGTGATGAGGGCCAGATTAATCTGGCCAAGGGCTACGCCCGGCCGATCCGCGACAGCGTCAAGCTGCCCGAAGATGTAGCGGCTAAGCTGCTGCCGAAAGAGGAATATGTCAACGCTAAGCCGGTCAGCGACTACAAGGCATGGGAAGAAACGGCGAAGAGCATCCCGCAGCTGTGGCAGGAACGTGTGCTTGTGCATTTGAACTAAATGAAGAAGATGAAACAGAGACAACGCGGGGTCATTCTGGCCCTGCTTCCCTTTGTGCTGATGGTGCTCGCTTTTCAGGTAGTCCCCCTGCTGTCCATGCTGACAGGCAGCTTTCGCAGGGAGGACGGAACCGGGTTTACGCTGGGTAATTATCTTCATGCTGTGCAGAGCGCTTACTATATGCAGGCGATCAAGAACAGCCTGCTGATCTCTGTCGCCTCCAGTGTGATCGGTATCGTGGCCGGCCTGCTGTGTGCCTACTGCATCACCCGGTTTACCCCGGCGGTGCGGGATAGGCTGCTGATGCTCTCGAATATGACCTCGAATTTTGCCGGAGTGCCGCTTGCGTTTGCTTATATTATTCTGCTCGGCAACAATGGCGTTTTTACGCTGCTGTTCAAGCAGTGGGGCTGGAGCGTATTCTCGGATTTTAACCTCTACAGCTGGTCCGGACTGATTCTGGTCTATGTCTATTTCCAGATTCCGCTGGCCTTGCTGCTGCTGTATCCGGCTTTTTACGGCATCCGGGAACAGTGGAAGGAAGCGGCTGCTCTGCTCGGAGCAGGCTCCTGGCAATTCTGGAGAACCGTAGGCCTGCCGGTGCTGTCACCGGCAATCTTCGGGACGCTGGGCATCCTCTTCGCTAACGCGATGGGGGCTTACGCGACAGCCTACGCGCTGGTCGGCGGCAACTATAATCTGCTGGCCGTCCGTATCGGCTCACTGGTTGCCGGAGATGTGGTGACCCAGCCGCAGATGGGCAGCACACTGGCTGTTCTGCTGGCTCTGAGTACTCTGCTGGCCGTTTATCTCAATCAGCGGATGGTCCGGCTAACCGAAGGTTTTACCAGCAAACCGCCCCGGAAACGGGCCTGGCGGAGAGAAGCTTCAGCAGGCATACGGGCTGCGGCCCTGGAGGAGGCGGGACAATGAACACACGGCGGAGCGGGCTTGCCCCGCGTACGTTTATGCTGCTGCTCATGGTCTATTTGCTGCTGCCGTTGCTGGCAACGGGGTTGTACGCTTTTGCAGAGAACTGGCAGAACACCCTGCTGCCTGAAGCCTGGACCTTCGGCTGGTTTGGCGAGATGTTTAAGGACATCCGCTTCCTGGAGGCGTTGTGGACTTCGCTGTATCTGTGTCTGATCACTGTAGTCTTGAGCCTCGCGGTCATGCTGCCTTCCGTGTTTGTGATCACGGTTTATTTTCCGCGCTGGGAGAGCTTTATGAAGGGGATTGTTGTTCTGCCTTATGCCGTACCCGGTGTAGTAGCCGCCGTGGGTCTGATCCGAGCGTATTCCTCAGGCCCCCTGAATATTTCGGGAACCGCCTATTTGCTGGTCGGGGCTTATTTTGTGGTCATTCTTCCCTATATGTATCAGGGTATCCGCAACAGCCTGCTGAGCGTATCCGCCGTTGAACTGCTGAATGCCGCTGAACTGCTGGGTGCGCGCCGCCGGAGCGCTTTTGTGAATGTGATTCTGCCGAATATCTGGCCGGGTGTTATCGTATCCGCGCTGCTCTCGTTCTCTGTGCTGTTCGGGGAGTTTGTGCTGACGAATATGCTGGTCGGCGGTCACATTCAGACGATTCAGGTGTATCTGTACAGGCGGGTCGGGGAGAGCGGACATTTGGCCAGCACGATCGCCATTTCTTATTTTGTATTCATTCTTCTGCTGTCGGCGCTGCTGATGCGGCTGGGGACGCTGGGAAAGAGATAGCTCATGTGGAGGAGGGAATGACCGGATGAACGATTACTTGAAGCTTGAGGGGATCCGCAAAAGGTTCGGGGATGCCCAGGTGCTGAATGGGGTGGATCTGAGTGTCGCCGAAGGGGAACTTGTCACGCTGCTCGGTCCGTCCGGCTGCGGAAAAAGCACGCTGCTGCGCTGCATCGCCGGCCTGGCCGAGCTGGATGGCGGCAGCATTGTGCTGGAGCGGCGGGAGCTGACGAGCCTGCCGCCGCGCAGCAGGGATGTGGGCATGGTGTTCCAGTCCTATGCGCTGTTCCCCAATCTGACCGTCAGCCAGAATGTGGAATACGGGATGCGCATGCGCGGGATGGCTCCTGCGGCGCGGCGCAGCCGCTGCCGGGAGCTGCTCGCGATGGTCGATCTTGAAGAGAAGCGCGATATGTATCCGCAATCGCTATCCGGGGGCCAGCAGCAGCGGGTGGCGCTGGCCCGCTCGCTCGCCGTCCAGCCTAAGCTGCTGCTGCTTGACGAGCCGCTCAGCGCACTCGACGCCAAGATCCGCAAGAACCTGCGGGCGGAGATCCGCCAGATCCAGCGGAGGCTGGGGATGACGACGCTGTTCGTTACCCATGACCAGGAAGAGGCGCTCATTCTGTCGGACCGGATCTGCATTATGAACCAGGGCCGGATTGTTCAGGAGGGCTCACCGGAGCAGCTGTATACAGCGCCGCGGACGGAATTTGCCGCCCGGTTCATGGGCAGCTACAATGTGCTGACCCGGGCCGAAGCGCTGACGCTGTTCCGCAGCGTGCGCAGCACAGCGGACAGCTTCGCGATCCGGCCCGAAGCACTTAGGCTGCTGCCGGACGGGGAGAAGCCGGAGGATGACATGGACGGCATGATTGCAGTGAAAGGGACGGTACAGTCTGTGTCTGTGCTCGGCAATATTATCCGGGCTGTCGTGGAGGCGGCGGGAATTTGCCTAACCGTAGATTTACTGAATGACGGACGCTGGCTGCGCGTGCGGGAGGACGAGGCAGTTACCCTTATGCTGGACCCGGCCCAGCTGCTGCAGCTGGAACAGGAGGGAGTCTGACGATGACGGAATCAGCGAATAAGCTTATCGTCGTGGTGCTGGACGGACTGCGGTACGATGCAGCCCGCAAATATATGGGTTACTTGGAGCATCTGGTGGAGCAGGGCCGCATGTCCTGCTGCAGTGTACAGTCCGAGCTGCCCAGTCTCTCGCGGCCTCTGTATGAAGTGCTGCTGACGGGGACGCCGGTGTCGAAGAACGGAATCACCGCCAATCATATTGTCAGAATGAGCCAGGAAGAGAGTGTCTTTCATCTTGCTGTTGCCGCCAATCTGCGCACAGCTGCAGCGGCCTATCACTGGGTCAGCGAGCTGTATAGCTCTGCGCCGTTTGATCCTGTTGCCGACCGCCATCAGCACAATGTCCTGAAGCCAATCCAGCATGGCAGCTTTTACTTTGAGGATCATTATCCGGACAGTCATGTATTCGCCGATGCTGAATATTTACGCACTGCCTATGATCCGCATTTTCTCTATATTCACCCGATGAATATTGATGATGCCGGACACCGCTCCGGCGGGGAGAGTAAGGAGTATGAGCTGGCGGTCCGCAGGGCGGACGGGCTGCTCGCCACACTGCTGCCGAAGTGGACGGAAGAAGGCTATACAGTGATCGTGACGGCAGATCATGGGATGAACGCTAACGGGTGTCATGGCGGCGTAACGCCGGCTGAACGGGTGGTGCCGCTGTACATGTACGGTGTGGAAGGACTGCTGCCAGACAAATCTGCCGGGACGCTGCCCCAGCTGCTGCTCGCCTCGTTAATGTGCCATTGCCTGGGAATCGCACCGTCTAAAGCGATGACCACGGAGGGGCTGCCGCCTTTTGTACCGGCGGCACCTCATCAGGAGGAAGAGCAGGCTGCAAGGTGGTAGCACGGAAATTGCCGGGTTGCTGATTTGCTGAATCAGGGACAGCTCAGCTCCTTCACGTCTAAACCGTCCGGAAAGATTCCGGGCGGTTTTATTCCTTGCTCAACATGTACATGTGCACCGCCGTTTTGGCTGCACCGATGGAAGAGGCGGCAAGACTGATGGATTAGTTGGATTTCCTCCACCTAAATTTACCTGGGCGGGATGAATAGTGACGCTAGTTGGATTTTCGCCACCTAATCCCTCCAGTATGGGCATAAAACAGCATTTCTCAGGGGATTAGGTGGAGGTTTTTTCCGCTAAACCACGATGTTAGGCGAAATTGGGTGAATTAGCTGGAAGTTTTCCCGCTAATGTCTGGTCAGATGGTAGCGTCAAGATCTTTCAGGGGACGGCTTTCTTTCCTATTCATGCTATAATGGGGAATATTGCGTATGGCATTTTGAAAGGGGCAGCAGCCTGATGGAAGTTACCGCACAAGAGGTAGCGGAATGGATGGTCAAGGAGATCCGTTTTACCGGAACCCTGTACCAGACCGCCGCGATTGAATATGTTAAGGCCAATTTCGGCGAACAGTTTGTGTATGTTAATGAGAACGGGAATGCCTCGCTGTCTAAGGACGTGAAGAAGGCTTTCCGTAAGCTGCACGGCGGAAGAATCGCCTGGGACCGCGACGGTTTTTTGTGGGCCTGGACATGAAGCAGGAAGGACCATTGCCATGACGGCAATGGTCCTTCTTTATGCAATGAGATGAGACAGGCCTGAGGACCTGAGGAAGTCCGGTTCTTACACAGGCACCTCCCGGGTGCTTTTCTCCATGGGCGAGCTGCACAGCGGGCAGGGCTTGGAGGCCAAATGATCCTCGGCCCCGCCTGCCTTCATCCGGGTCCAGCCGGGGCAGCTTGTGCCGGTACAGTTCCAGACCGGAACGGTATGCATCCGTACATTCGCTCCGCTGCCGGAGGAATACGATCTGGACACGCCGGTTCTGGTTGCCGCCACAGAAGCAGGCGCGGGCCGGGAAGGGGCGGCTGCTGCGCGGAAGGCGGACAGCATAAAGCGGGAGACTTCCGCTTTCTTCCCCCGGTGTCTGGCCGGTGAGCTGATGAACAGCTCCTCCCGGGCCCTAGTGACGGCTACGTAGGCGAGCCGCCGTTCCTCTTCCAGTGCGGCAAAGCCGGACTCACTGTGGGTCTTGAAGGCCCCGGCTGCCGGAGGCTTGGCAGTCTTCCGGTCCTTCAGCCGCTCGCCTTCGAGCGCCGAACTGTGGGGAAGAATGCCTTCCGATGCGCCGATCAGGAAGACAACGGGGAACTCCAGTCCCTTGGATTTGTGAATGGTCATCAGCGCAATCCGGTTGCCCTGCTCCTTCAGGCCGGGCTGGCGGCTCAGCTCATTCCGCTCGGTAATGTTCGCAATGAATTCGAGGAAGACCGGGATGCTGTCGAACCGTTCTGCTGAGGATTCCAGCTCGTCCAGCATTTCCTTGAGCGTCTCACGGTGCAGTGTAGCCTGGTGCCGTTCATTGGCTTCAATGAAATAGTCATAGAAGTTCGTGCGGATCTGGCGGATTGCCTGCACCGGTGTTAACGCCGCCAGACCGCGGATCAGCTCCAGCCGGTCCCGCAGCTTAGCGCCTTTGAAATCCTCCATGCCTGGCAGCGACAGGAGATGGATCAGCGGTCCTTGCTTGGGCTGGACGGCCTCCATCCGGCGGATATGGTCCATGCCTTTTTCCCGGCTCATATAGAGGGTTGGCAGGATGTTCTCCATCGCCGCGAAGTTGCGCCGGTTCAGTGACAGCCGCAGGTGATCCAGCACCGGTGAGATCAGCCAGTGCTCGTAGAGCAGCTGGCCTTCCCCGTAATCCACATAGGGGATATCCCGCAGGAGAAGCAGCTCCAGCACCGCCCGGTTGCTGCTAGAGGCACGGTAGAGCAGGGCAAAATCGCGGTATTCCCTGTTTCCGCTGTCCACTTGGCTGACAATATGTTCAACAATCTGCTCGGCTTCCTCGTCCGCAGTCTGCGGGCGCAGATACCGGGGCTGGCTGCCGTTGTTTTTGGCGGCCTGCAGGGTTTTGGAGCGCCGCCGCAGGTTATGGCGGATGATGCCGTTGCCAAGGCCGACAATAGCCGGGCCGGAGCGGTAGTTGATATCCAGCGTGATTACCTTGGCGCCCGGGTAGAGCTTCTCGAATTCAAGGATGAACTCACTGCGCGCGCCGTTGAATGAATAGATCGTCTGGTCATCATCGCCGACAACCATCAGATTATGCTGCGGATGGGCTATCATTTTGACCAGCTCATATTGCAACGCATTCGTATCCTGAAATTCGTCGACCATGACATACTGGAATTTCTGCTGCAGCTCTTGCAGCAGCGCGGACTGCTCCCGCAGCATTTTGTATGCGATCAGCAGCACATCGTCGAAATCGATTTTGAAATTATCAGTTTTCCATTGCTCGTACAGGACCAGGATTGCCTTCATTTCCTGTTCTGCGGTTGTGCCCTCCGGCAGATTCTCCGCTTCGCCCATATTCATCTTGCAGGAAGAGAGCAGGGCGAGCAGCATTTCCGGCGGATAGGCATCCTTCGGCAGCCCCAGCTCCCGCATAATCTGCTTCAGCAGGATATGCTGGCGGCGTGTCTCATGAAAGATGTCCTGCCGCAGTCCTTGTCTTCTCAGGAAATAGAGAAAAAAGGAGTGGAACGTGCGGGCCTGGAGACGGGCGGCATCGCTCTCCTCAACACCAGGCAGCAAGGCGATACGCTCACGCATTTCTGCAGCCGCCTTACTCGAGAAGGTAAGCAGCAGCATCCGGCTGGGCGAGATGCCCCGTACCGACAGCAAATAGCCGGTCCTGCAGATCAGCACCGAGGTTTTACCGGAGCCTGCCCCGGCCAGTGTCAGCAGCGGCCCCTGATGATGGCGTACTGCCGCAATCTGCGGCTGATTGAGCAGTATGCCCCCTTCTTCCAGCCTGCGGAAATAAGCGGCATCACTTTCCTCCGGCTTCACCATCTCGCGGCTGGTCCGGGCTGAAGCGATGGCCGCCTGGGGAATGCGCTCACCGGTTGCGC encodes:
- a CDS encoding alkaline phosphatase family protein, which produces MTESANKLIVVVLDGLRYDAARKYMGYLEHLVEQGRMSCCSVQSELPSLSRPLYEVLLTGTPVSKNGITANHIVRMSQEESVFHLAVAANLRTAAAAYHWVSELYSSAPFDPVADRHQHNVLKPIQHGSFYFEDHYPDSHVFADAEYLRTAYDPHFLYIHPMNIDDAGHRSGGESKEYELAVRRADGLLATLLPKWTEEGYTVIVTADHGMNANGCHGGVTPAERVVPLYMYGVEGLLPDKSAGTLPQLLLASLMCHCLGIAPSKAMTTEGLPPFVPAAPHQEEEQAARW
- a CDS encoding DUF6953 family protein; its protein translation is MEVTAQEVAEWMVKEIRFTGTLYQTAAIEYVKANFGEQFVYVNENGNASLSKDVKKAFRKLHGGRIAWDRDGFLWAWT
- a CDS encoding UvrD-helicase domain-containing protein — translated: MNKLLFHNIPLGATGERIPQAAIASARTSREMVKPEESDAAYFRRLEEGGILLNQPQIAAVRHHQGPLLTLAGAGSGKTSVLICRTGYLLSVRGISPSRMLLLTFSSKAAAEMRERIALLPGVEESDAARLQARTFHSFFLYFLRRQGLRQDIFHETRRQHILLKQIMRELGLPKDAYPPEMLLALLSSCKMNMGEAENLPEGTTAEQEMKAILVLYEQWKTDNFKIDFDDVLLIAYKMLREQSALLQELQQKFQYVMVDEFQDTNALQYELVKMIAHPQHNLMVVGDDDQTIYSFNGARSEFILEFEKLYPGAKVITLDINYRSGPAIVGLGNGIIRHNLRRRSKTLQAAKNNGSQPRYLRPQTADEEAEQIVEHIVSQVDSGNREYRDFALLYRASSSNRAVLELLLLRDIPYVDYGEGQLLYEHWLISPVLDHLRLSLNRRNFAAMENILPTLYMSREKGMDHIRRMEAVQPKQGPLIHLLSLPGMEDFKGAKLRDRLELIRGLAALTPVQAIRQIRTNFYDYFIEANERHQATLHRETLKEMLDELESSAERFDSIPVFLEFIANITERNELSRQPGLKEQGNRIALMTIHKSKGLEFPVVFLIGASEGILPHSSALEGERLKDRKTAKPPAAGAFKTHSESGFAALEEERRLAYVAVTRAREELFISSPARHRGKKAEVSRFMLSAFRAAAAPSRPAPASVAATRTGVSRSYSSGSGANVRMHTVPVWNCTGTSCPGWTRMKAGGAEDHLASKPCPLCSSPMEKSTREVPV